Proteins encoded together in one Dehalococcoidia bacterium window:
- a CDS encoding glycerol-3-phosphate acyltransferase has protein sequence MLQIALAALAAYLLGSIPTAYLVGRMYGVDIRKLGDTNVGAGNTLRQVGKLAAAIVAFADIGKGVAAVLLARALAGGDVGAMLAGVLAVVGHNWPVFLGFRGGRGAATGMGVFFAFSWYQALTVILFPLAILIFLLFRRGTYAALAVFAPQPVLYLLRYLAGPLPIPEQIVPALSLPVVLYSGILPLFILMVHVGRSLELRRERRRRKPGAGRSGP, from the coding sequence ATGCTGCAAATTGCGCTGGCGGCCCTGGCGGCGTACCTCCTGGGGTCAATCCCCACCGCATATCTGGTGGGCCGCATGTACGGCGTCGACATCCGCAAGCTCGGCGACACGAACGTCGGCGCGGGCAACACACTGCGGCAAGTGGGCAAGCTGGCGGCGGCCATCGTCGCCTTCGCCGACATCGGCAAGGGCGTGGCGGCGGTGCTGCTGGCCCGGGCGCTCGCCGGCGGCGATGTCGGGGCCATGCTGGCGGGCGTGCTGGCCGTGGTGGGACACAACTGGCCGGTCTTCTTGGGTTTCCGCGGCGGACGCGGCGCGGCCACGGGCATGGGCGTCTTCTTCGCCTTCTCCTGGTACCAGGCGCTCACCGTCATTCTGTTCCCGCTCGCCATCCTCATTTTCCTGCTGTTCCGCCGTGGCACCTACGCTGCGCTGGCCGTCTTTGCACCCCAGCCGGTGCTGTACCTGCTCCGCTATTTGGCGGGACCATTGCCCATCCCTGAGCAGATAGTCCCCGCGCTGTCGCTTCCCGTCGTCCTCTACTCCGGCATACTGCCCTTGTTCATCCTGATGGTGCACGTGGGGCGCAGCCTGGAGCTGCGGCGTGAGCGTCGGCGCAGGAAGCCGGGCGCCGGAAGATCCGGGCCGTGA
- a CDS encoding AAA-associated domain-containing protein, with amino-acid sequence MLLRAAPRTQLESDVIAKALDLQFPSREAGRQLDTAVNWGRYAELFSYDDSSGLLRMEANGTAQAG; translated from the coding sequence ATGCTGTTGCGGGCCGCGCCCAGGACCCAGCTTGAGTCGGACGTGATAGCGAAGGCGCTGGATCTCCAGTTCCCCTCGCGGGAGGCGGGACGGCAGCTTGATACGGCGGTCAACTGGGGACGCTACGCCGAGCTTTTCTCCTACGATGACAGCTCCGGCTTGCTGCGCATGGAGGCCAACGGGACCGCGCAGGCCGGGTAG
- a CDS encoding ABC transporter substrate-binding protein — MRTGVASFVSARAMAIVVALATVAAACAPTAAPAPAAPAAGQPAPAATKAPAPVASPAAAQPKYGGTLKLIQAIDPASLDPHQDVNAHVYTAPAYNLLVQYDGTEGKKIVPDIAESWDVSPDGKTYTFKIRRGPVFHDGRPLTADDATITLERLIRPPKGVRSQLAFLLGPATDSIERVDDSTVRVKLKYAFSSFMAGLAIDYAPIYPKHVVEQNGDMKKTMVGTGPFKLKSYTPGIGVELVKNPDYWVKGRPYLDGITFVLIQDSATRLAAVRTHQVNMTGKIFEAFSPADVETIKKDAPTVTFIPVRSTPGPWLFMNSRKSPFSDQRVRRAVSLAIDRDAAIKVIAQGSGKLGEYFNILEGWGLTDQELRQIPGYSTSKNAEREQAKKLLADAGYANGFDLSILSRTNTLNQTASTFVTGQLQTIGVRAKVEVLEDGVFFSRGGNGDFQTMLFTPAILVADPIWQGRYFIPGGTLDFTGNEVDEKLKDLWLKQAQETNDAKRRELIKDISRHSLDQAHALPLVWPDVFTAYWPEVHGVVLAVTDYAANRFDNVWLSQ; from the coding sequence GTGAGAACTGGTGTTGCTTCTTTTGTGTCTGCCCGCGCCATGGCAATCGTCGTTGCTCTTGCCACCGTCGCCGCCGCGTGCGCACCCACCGCAGCGCCTGCGCCTGCCGCCCCGGCGGCTGGGCAGCCCGCTCCCGCCGCGACGAAGGCGCCTGCGCCTGTCGCCAGCCCGGCGGCTGCCCAGCCAAAATACGGCGGGACGCTTAAACTCATTCAGGCCATAGACCCGGCCAGCCTGGACCCACATCAGGATGTGAATGCCCACGTGTACACTGCCCCCGCGTACAACCTGCTCGTCCAGTATGATGGGACGGAAGGTAAGAAAATAGTCCCGGATATAGCCGAAAGCTGGGACGTCAGTCCGGACGGCAAAACATATACGTTCAAAATCCGCAGGGGCCCCGTCTTCCACGATGGGCGGCCGCTGACGGCGGACGATGCGACGATTACTCTGGAGAGGCTCATCCGGCCTCCGAAGGGGGTTCGCAGTCAGCTCGCGTTTCTTCTGGGGCCGGCTACCGATTCCATTGAGCGCGTGGATGACTCCACCGTCCGAGTGAAGCTCAAGTACGCCTTCTCGTCCTTTATGGCGGGCCTCGCCATTGACTACGCACCCATCTACCCGAAGCACGTTGTCGAGCAGAACGGCGACATGAAGAAGACGATGGTGGGCACCGGCCCGTTCAAACTCAAGAGCTACACGCCCGGCATTGGTGTGGAACTGGTGAAGAACCCGGACTATTGGGTGAAGGGCCGCCCGTACCTGGACGGCATCACGTTCGTCCTCATCCAGGACTCGGCGACGCGTCTCGCGGCCGTCCGAACGCATCAGGTCAACATGACAGGCAAGATATTCGAGGCGTTCAGCCCCGCGGATGTTGAGACCATCAAGAAGGACGCACCCACGGTGACGTTCATCCCCGTGCGCTCCACGCCAGGCCCTTGGCTGTTCATGAACAGCCGCAAGTCCCCGTTTAGCGACCAGCGTGTCCGCAGGGCCGTGAGTCTGGCGATAGACCGGGACGCCGCCATCAAGGTGATTGCCCAGGGGAGTGGCAAGCTGGGCGAATACTTCAACATTCTGGAGGGATGGGGTCTCACGGACCAGGAGCTCAGACAGATCCCGGGATATTCCACAAGCAAGAATGCGGAGCGCGAGCAGGCGAAGAAGCTCCTGGCGGACGCCGGATACGCCAACGGCTTCGACCTCTCTATCCTCTCCCGGACGAACACGCTCAATCAGACGGCCTCCACGTTCGTCACCGGACAGCTCCAGACTATTGGCGTCAGGGCGAAGGTTGAAGTGCTGGAGGATGGTGTCTTCTTCTCCCGCGGCGGGAACGGGGACTTCCAGACGATGCTGTTTACGCCTGCCATCCTTGTGGCTGACCCCATCTGGCAGGGACGCTACTTCATTCCCGGCGGGACGCTGGACTTCACCGGCAACGAGGTTGACGAAAAGCTGAAAGACCTCTGGCTGAAGCAGGCCCAGGAAACCAACGACGCCAAGAGGCGCGAGCTGATCAAGGATATCTCTCGCCATTCTCTGGACCAGGCTCACGCTCTGCCTCTTGTCTGGCCGGACGTCTTCACCGCGTACTGGCCGGAGGTGCACGGGGTTGTGCTGGCTGTGACGGACTACGCGGCCAACCGCTTCGACAACGTCTGGCTCAGTCAGTAG
- a CDS encoding isochorismatase family cysteine hydrolase produces the protein MDMTKVGWPFPPMEFEPELAKTALLIIDMQYCDAHPDYGLGKAIEACRPGAGAYYFDRLKKTTIPSIQRFLRFFRDNKLRVVHLTIGRWAEDGSDMTRVYKWKDAFRSRVSGTKSAALPLFGSFEHQILEEVKPLPGELVVNKNTSGAFSGSNLDTVLNNMGVEYLVATGVVTNGCVESTVRAAVDRGFFTILVDDACAAHSPDVHEATMKTFRHYSGMVKTTDETLRILSSNLPKMAARA, from the coding sequence ATGGACATGACGAAGGTGGGGTGGCCCTTCCCACCCATGGAGTTCGAGCCGGAACTCGCAAAGACGGCGCTCCTCATCATAGACATGCAGTACTGCGACGCGCACCCTGACTACGGCCTGGGCAAGGCCATTGAGGCATGTCGTCCCGGGGCTGGCGCCTATTACTTCGACCGCCTGAAGAAGACGACGATCCCGAGTATCCAGCGTTTTCTCAGGTTCTTTCGGGACAACAAGTTGCGTGTCGTCCACCTCACCATAGGTCGGTGGGCGGAGGACGGTAGCGACATGACCCGGGTGTACAAGTGGAAGGATGCCTTCCGTAGCAGGGTTTCCGGCACGAAGTCGGCGGCCCTTCCCCTGTTCGGTAGCTTTGAGCACCAAATCCTGGAGGAGGTCAAGCCCCTTCCCGGAGAGCTGGTGGTGAACAAGAACACCAGCGGCGCGTTCAGCGGTAGCAACCTGGACACGGTCCTCAATAACATGGGTGTGGAGTACCTTGTCGCCACCGGTGTCGTCACCAACGGCTGCGTGGAGTCTACCGTGCGCGCCGCCGTGGACAGGGGATTCTTCACCATCCTGGTGGACGACGCCTGCGCCGCGCACTCGCCGGACGTCCACGAGGCGACGATGAAAACGTTCCGCCACTACAGCGGCATGGTGAAGACCACGGACGAGACGCTACGCATCTTATCGAGTAACCTGCCAAAGATGGCGGCGCGGGCGTAG
- a CDS encoding metal-dependent hydrolase, with amino-acid sequence MPTKRQVRYMGNSGFEIVSRAGTRVIIDPYITGNITSTIKVEELTPPDLVLVTHGARDHMGDTLEICKRSKCTVISEPAVIQHLRNNGISSERLKTAVWGFVHEFKDVHVRVVQSQHLSRFQSGNELLMGMSVGFIFSTGNDPAFYHPGDTSIFSDIRLFGELYHPQIGLIPVGNATPHSGTELWPREAAMVCKWMHLKAAVPTHFCTPDKPREFKKWMKEESPETKVIVMKSGDVANL; translated from the coding sequence ATGCCAACCAAGAGACAAGTCAGGTACATGGGCAACTCAGGGTTTGAAATCGTCTCCCGGGCGGGTACCCGCGTCATCATTGACCCCTATATCACAGGGAACATCACCAGCACCATCAAGGTGGAAGAGCTGACCCCTCCAGATCTCGTCCTGGTCACGCACGGCGCCCGCGACCACATGGGCGACACCCTGGAAATCTGCAAGCGCAGCAAGTGCACCGTCATCTCCGAGCCCGCCGTCATCCAGCACCTGCGCAACAACGGCATCTCCAGCGAGCGCCTGAAAACCGCCGTGTGGGGCTTCGTGCATGAGTTCAAGGACGTGCACGTGCGCGTGGTCCAGAGCCAGCACCTCTCCCGCTTCCAGTCCGGCAATGAGCTGCTCATGGGCATGTCCGTAGGCTTTATCTTCAGCACGGGCAACGACCCGGCCTTCTACCATCCCGGCGACACGTCCATCTTCTCGGACATCCGCCTCTTCGGCGAGCTGTACCATCCGCAGATCGGCCTCATCCCGGTGGGGAACGCCACGCCGCACTCCGGCACGGAGCTGTGGCCGCGGGAGGCCGCCATGGTGTGCAAGTGGATGCACCTGAAGGCCGCGGTGCCGACCCACTTCTGCACGCCGGACAAGCCCCGCGAGTTCAAGAAGTGGATGAAGGAAGAGTCACCGGAGACCAAGGTCATCGTCATGAAGTCCGGGGATGTAGCGAACCTGTAG
- the raiA gene encoding ribosome-associated translation inhibitor RaiA gives MAQLNVHGKNMELTPRIQDYIEKKVRRLDRHLPSISTIEVEVTQEDTKSQVNRYIVQVTLNINGRILRGQERASTAFVAVDTVVDTVERRLERFKGKHYLSEQRPPPGLSKPAPAAATERAAPLFARVKRFVMKPMPPEEAVEQMDLLGHDFFMFHNSESNQFNVVYRRADGTYGLIEPEVK, from the coding sequence ATGGCGCAACTGAACGTTCACGGCAAGAACATGGAGCTGACCCCGCGCATCCAGGACTACATTGAGAAGAAGGTCCGCAGGCTGGACCGCCACCTGCCCAGCATCAGCACCATCGAAGTAGAGGTCACCCAGGAGGACACCAAGTCCCAAGTCAACCGGTACATCGTCCAGGTCACGCTCAACATCAACGGCAGGATTCTGCGCGGCCAGGAGCGGGCCAGCACCGCCTTCGTCGCCGTGGACACAGTCGTGGACACCGTGGAGCGCCGCCTTGAGCGATTCAAGGGCAAGCACTACCTGAGCGAGCAGCGCCCCCCGCCCGGGCTGAGCAAGCCCGCGCCAGCGGCGGCGACCGAGCGGGCCGCGCCCCTCTTCGCCCGCGTCAAGCGGTTTGTCATGAAGCCCATGCCGCCCGAGGAGGCCGTGGAGCAGATGGACCTGCTCGGCCACGACTTCTTCATGTTCCATAACTCCGAGTCGAACCAATTCAACGTCGTCTATCGCCGCGCGGACGGCACCTACGGGTTGATCGAGCCAGAGGTGAAATAG
- a CDS encoding ComF family protein codes for MRTSPLEAQTRHAAWPRALASAALDLLFPPRCVACGRGGSFLCAVCLTLATPVPEPRCDLCGQPIAGGPLCGRCAESPVAGSGLRSVFVYAGPVQAAVRALKYHNMRVVASPLGVEMARYLQAWGVELDIVVPVPLHPRRLRERGYNQAELLARALWKETGLSVQPEALARVRDTPAQARAPSAVERRRNVTGAFSAREVVRGRRALLVDDVCTTGATLSACAEALLAAGAAHVWGLTVAREP; via the coding sequence ATGAGGACATCCCCGTTGGAAGCGCAGACCCGTCACGCCGCATGGCCTCGTGCTCTGGCGTCGGCGGCGCTGGACCTGCTCTTCCCTCCCCGCTGCGTGGCGTGCGGGCGCGGTGGCTCCTTCCTCTGCGCTGTTTGCCTCACCCTCGCGACGCCCGTGCCGGAGCCGCGGTGCGACCTCTGCGGCCAGCCCATCGCCGGCGGCCCGCTGTGCGGCCGTTGCGCCGAGTCGCCGGTCGCGGGCAGCGGGTTGCGCTCCGTTTTCGTGTACGCAGGCCCCGTCCAGGCCGCCGTCCGGGCGCTCAAGTACCATAACATGCGCGTCGTGGCCTCCCCGCTGGGCGTAGAGATGGCCCGCTATCTCCAGGCCTGGGGCGTCGAGCTGGACATTGTCGTGCCCGTGCCGTTGCACCCGCGCCGCCTGCGGGAGCGCGGCTACAATCAGGCGGAGTTGCTGGCCCGTGCTCTGTGGAAAGAGACAGGCCTGTCCGTGCAGCCCGAAGCCCTTGCCCGCGTGCGGGACACGCCCGCTCAGGCCAGGGCGCCCAGCGCCGTCGAGCGGCGACGCAACGTGACGGGGGCCTTCTCGGCCCGCGAGGTGGTCCGAGGCAGGCGCGCGCTGCTGGTGGACGATGTCTGCACCACCGGCGCGACCCTCTCCGCCTGCGCGGAGGCGCTTCTGGCGGCGGGCGCGGCGCACGTGTGGGGGCTGACCGTGGCGCGCGAGCCGTAG
- a CDS encoding enoyl-CoA hydratase/isomerase family protein encodes MTYETLDVRRDGHVATIALARPRAGNAVNAVMAEEMRDACRRLYEDDAVRAVLLTAQGRCFCVGADPAEEKRLLKARSPARAEAIMARLSVASSIASLDRPVVAAIQGDALGQGLELALACDIRIAASGARFAMPQVERGVVPWDGGTQRLPRVVGQSAAQGLLLGGQTLTARDALRVGLVTQVVPAKSLADAAHAVAERLAGYAPFATRYLKETVLHGLDMTLDQGLRLEADLSTLLQTTRDRAEGIRAFFEKRTPKFEGR; translated from the coding sequence ATGACCTACGAGACGCTGGACGTGCGCCGGGACGGCCACGTGGCCACCATCGCGCTGGCGCGGCCGCGCGCCGGCAACGCCGTGAACGCAGTCATGGCCGAGGAGATGCGGGACGCCTGCCGCCGCCTGTATGAGGATGACGCCGTGCGGGCCGTCCTGCTCACCGCTCAGGGTCGTTGCTTCTGCGTGGGCGCCGATCCCGCGGAAGAGAAGCGGCTGCTGAAGGCGCGGTCGCCCGCGCGGGCGGAGGCCATCATGGCGCGGCTGTCCGTCGCGTCGTCCATCGCGTCGCTGGACCGGCCCGTGGTCGCGGCCATTCAGGGCGACGCCCTCGGCCAGGGGCTGGAGCTGGCCCTCGCGTGCGACATTCGCATCGCGGCGTCGGGTGCGCGCTTCGCCATGCCGCAAGTCGAGCGGGGCGTCGTGCCGTGGGACGGGGGCACGCAGCGGCTTCCGCGCGTTGTGGGGCAGAGCGCCGCCCAGGGGCTGCTGCTCGGAGGGCAGACCCTCACGGCACGGGACGCGCTGCGCGTCGGGCTGGTGACGCAGGTTGTCCCGGCCAAAAGCCTCGCGGATGCGGCGCACGCCGTGGCCGAGCGCTTGGCGGGCTACGCGCCCTTCGCGACGCGCTATCTGAAGGAGACAGTGCTGCACGGGCTGGACATGACGCTGGATCAGGGGCTGCGTCTGGAGGCGGACCTCTCCACGCTGCTGCAGACCACCCGCGACCGCGCGGAGGGCATTCGCGCCTTCTTCGAGAAGCGCACGCCGAAGTTCGAGGGACGGTAG